From a single Saimiri boliviensis isolate mSaiBol1 chromosome 7, mSaiBol1.pri, whole genome shotgun sequence genomic region:
- the ENDOU gene encoding uridylate-specific endoribonuclease: protein MRACIPLALAVLCGLAWAEKMESCASRCNEKFNRDAMCQCDRQCPRHGDCCEDYKHLCTEDHKESEPFPQPEEETEEALASNLYSAPTSCQGRCYEAFDKHHKCHCNARCQEFGNCCKDFESLCSDREGFSYSSDAITKEEIQSISEKIYRADTNKAQKEDIVLNRQNRISPSETRDQVDHCPKPLFTYVNEKLFSKPTYAAFINLLNNYQRATGHGEYFSAQQLAEQDTFLREIMKTAVMKELYSFLHHQNRYGSEQEFVDDLKNMWFGLYSRGKEEGDSSGFEHVFSGEVKKGKVTGFHNWIRFYLQEKEGLVDYYSHIFDGPWDSYPDVLAMQFNWDGYYKEVGSAFIGSSPEFEFALYSLCFIARPGKVCQLSLGGYPLAIRTYSWDSPTYGNGKKYIATAYIVSST, encoded by the exons AAAAAATGGAATCCTGTGCATCTCGATGTAATGAGAAATTTAACCGGGATGCTATGTGCCAGTGTGACCGCCAGTGTCCCCGGCATGGGGACTGTTGTGAAGACTATAAACACCTGTGTACTG AGGACCACAAAGAGTCAGAGCCATTCCCACAGCCggaggaagagacagaagagGCCCTCGCCAGCA ACTTGTACTCGGCACCCACCTCCTGCCAGGGCCGCTGCTACGAAGCCTTCGACAAGCACCACAAATGTCACTGCAATGCCCGCTGCCAAGAGTTCGGAAACTGCTGCAAGGATTTTGAGAGCCTGTGTAGTGACCGCG AGGGCTTCTCCTACAGCAGTGATGCCATAACCAAAGAGGAGATTCAGAGCATCTCTGAGAAGATCTACAGGGCAGACACCAACAAAGCCCAGAAGGAAGATATTGTTCTCAACAGACAAAACCGCATCTCCCCGTCGGAGACCAGAGACCAAGTGGATCACTGCCCAAAGCC ACTATTCACTTACGTCAATGAGAAGCTGTTCTCCAAGCCCACCTATGCAGCCTTCATCAACCTCCTCAACAACTACCAGCGGGCGACAGGCCATGGGGAGTACTTCAGTGCCCAGCAGCTGGCCGAGCAGGACACCTTCCTCAGAGAGATCATGAAGACGGCAGTCATGAAGGAGCTCTACAGCTTCCTCCATCACCAAA ACCGCTATGGCTCAGAACAAGAATTTGTCGATGACTTGAAGAACATGTGGTTTGGGCTCTATTCAAGAGGCAAAGAAGAGGGGGACTCGAGTGGCTTTGAACACGTCTTCTCAG GTGAAGTCAAAAAAGGCAAGGTTACTGGCTTCCATAACTGGATCCGCTTCTATCTGCAGGAGAAGGAGGGCCTGGTTGACTATTACAGTCACATCTTCGATGGGCCT TGGGATTCTTACCCCGACGTGCTGGCAATGCAGTTTAATTGGGACGGCTACTATAAAGAAGTGGGCTCCGCTTTCATCGGCAGCAGCCCTGAGTTTGAGTTTGCACTCTACTCCTTATGCTTCATCGCCAGGCCAGGCAAAGT GTGCCAGCTAAGCCTGGGAGGATATCCCTTGGCCATCCGGACCTACAGCTGGGACAGTCCCACCTATGGGAACGGCAAGAAGTACATCGCCACAGCCTATATAGTGTCTTCCACCTAA